A window of the Torulaspora globosa chromosome 6, complete sequence genome harbors these coding sequences:
- the DJP1 gene encoding Djp1p (ancestral locus Anc_7.157), giving the protein MVVDNEYYELLGIKSTATAVEIKKAYRKKSIEEHPDKNPNDPKATERFQAISEAYQVLSDNELRANYDKFGKEKAIPKGGFEDAAEQFSVIFGGDAFEPYIGELTLLKNLQRQEELQAQEDAEKEKEKKKEEQQQAESRKAAEAQPSEEALKARMDNLKLYNKDENVKEASKKTKLEEFEEQLKIEKEKSVEILANKLIERLSILTESVYDDACKDSFARKFEEEANLLKMESFGLDILHTIGDVYCERARIFLASNTVFGFGGMFHSMKAKGGVFMDTLRTVSAAIDAQSTMKELEKMKGASESEAPLLDKEGNVIAKPTAEELAHQEQLLMGKVLSAAWYGSKYEIMSTLRTVCDRVTHDKTVDKETRFRRGESLLLLGKVFQRAYRTPAEQEEAQVFEQLVAEATKKKRHI; this is encoded by the coding sequence ATGGTGGTTGATAATGAGTACTATGAGCTGCTAGGTATCAAGTCTACGGCTACTGCAGTGGAAATTAAGAAAGCCTAtaggaagaaatcgatcGAAGAACATCCCGATAAAAATCCTAATGATCCAAAAGCTACTGAAAGGTTTCAGGCGATTTCTGAAGCTTACCAGGTGTTAAGCGATAATGAACTACGAGCCAATTATGATAAATTTGGTAAGGAGAAGGCAATACCTAAAGGCGGCTTTGAAGATGCGGCCGAGCAATTTTCTGTAATATTTGGTGGAGATGCGTTTGAACCATATATTGGAGAGTTGACTTTACTTAAGAATTTGCAACGACAAGAGGAGTTGCAAGCCCAAGAGGATGCCgaaaaggagaaggagaagaagaaggaggagcAACAACAAGCCGAAAGCAGGAAGGCAGCTGAAGCACAACCTTCTGAAGAAGCCTTGAAAGCCCGTATGGATAACTTGAAATTGTACAACAAGGACGAAAATGTGAAGGAGGcttcgaagaagacaaaaCTGGaggaatttgaagaacagcTGAAAAtagagaaggagaaaagCGTTGAAATTCTCGCGAACAAGTTAATAGAAAGGCTTTCAATCCTAACTGAAAGTGTTTACGATGACGCATGTAAAGATTCATTTGCAAGGAAGttcgaagaggaagcaaaCCTTTTAAAGATGGAATCCTTTGGATTAGATATTTTGCATACTATAGGGGATGTTTACTGTGAGAGGGCGCGGATTTTTCTTGCTTCAAACACGGTGTTCGGTTTTGGAGGTATGTTCCACTCAATGAAAGCGAAGGGAGGCGTCTTCATGGATACACTCAGAACCGTGTCGGCAGCGATTGATGCTCAAAGCACCatgaaagagctggaaaagatgaaaggTGCTAGTGAATCTGAGGCACCGCTACTCGATAAAGAAGGTAACGTCATTGCGAAACCTACAGCGGAGGAACTGGCTCATCAGGAGCAACTATTGATGGGTAAAGTACTATCTGCTGCATGGTACGGCTCCAAATACGAGATAATGTCTACTCTAAGGACCGTTTGCGATAGAGTTACACATGATAAAACTGTCGATAAAGAGACTAGATTCAGGAGAGGAGAATCCTTACTTCTTTTAGGAAAGGTTTTCCAAAGAGCATATAGAACGCCAGctgagcaagaagaagcccAAGTCTTCGAGCAGTTAGTGGCTGAAGCGACGAAAAAGAAGCGTCacatttga